One window of the Colletotrichum destructivum chromosome 4, complete sequence genome contains the following:
- a CDS encoding Putative histone H2A, histone-fold — MAGGKGKSGGKTSGGKATAEVPKKQQSHSARAGLQFPCGRVKRFLKANTQNKMRVGAKAAIYVTAVLEYLTAEVLELAGNAAKDLKVKRITPRHLQLAIRGDEELDTLIRATIAFGGVLPHINRALLLKVEQKKKAKAIEA; from the exons atggccggcggcaagggaaAGTCTGGCGGAAAGACGTCCGGAGGCAAGGCTACGGCCGAGGTCCCCAAGAAGCAACAGAGCCACTCTGCTCGCGCTGGTCTCCAG TTCCCCTGCGGTCGTGTCAAGCGTTTCCTCAAGGCCAATACCCAGAACAAGATGCGCGTCGGTGCTAAGGCTGCTATCTATGTTACTGCCGTGCTTGAGTACTTGACTGCTGAAGTTCTTGAGCTTGCAGGC aacgccgccaaggacctcAAGGTCAAGCGCATCACCCCCCGCCACCTCCAGCTTGCCATCCGCGgtgacgaggagctcgacacCCTGATCCGTGCCACCATCGCTTTCGGTGGTGTCCTGCCACACATCAACCGCGCGCTCCTCCTCAAGGTCgagcaaaagaagaaggccaaggcgatCGAGGCATAA
- a CDS encoding Putative RNA recognition motif domain, R3H domain, RNA-binding domain superfamily, which yields MSQQQHDMYLDYSAPANRSPSSSRGYAGGFQSGLSLPRQAQRPYDNGLGSSALFPSDRLGYNPRAMDQMSANGMPGGYMLDNSQAWNYNAGGVATVNGAMNGANRQRSVNRRAALPTNWTDQGLGMHSSYGSGLNNGMSNGLRYDGQGDMRPSSQTEEQLIPTAIVIKNIPFAVRKETLAAVMLEMHLPQPYAFNYHFDNGVFRGLAFANFQSPEDTKIVIDAMNGMEVHGRKLRVEYKKMLPEAERERIEREKRERRGQLEEQHRAPMLHQQPSLQTLNSVSSNPPRGPLEGDIDLNDPETLEFYTELTLFKRDTSREILIFPSTVAPEQRRRIHILAHHMGLEHNSVGEAESRQIHVVKRQLPSPTAQIHSPAVGLDYHKKGLSRAATFDFTADREARSASTNYSHAIGRQGPTLELPGSPDGNGLANLRAAKSFADLRSFSPSPSASSSSYLTAMNGIGNIPQSGNSNPRFGDYNGGVNQTGQLATPNLTPTSGTVGTPGTDSSLLSSLGGLNLGSYESAAHSQARSTPGAIGSQRPGANSGNRNAPERQPRGPEWETSAGFSGRNRSNGHMQRGSDSSDNAPRAGSAGASRFH from the exons ATgagccagcaacaacacgATATGTATCTCGACTACTCAGCCCCCGCCAATCGCTccccgagctcgtcgaggggaTATGCGGGTGGCTTTCAATCTGGCCTCTCGCTCCCCCGTCAGGCCCAGCGTCCTTACGACAACGGCTTGGGCTCCTCTGCCTTGTTCCCTTCCGATCGTCTTGGCTACAACCCCAGAGCCATGGACCAAATGTCTGCTAATGGAATGCCCGGAGGATACATGTTGGACAAcagccaggcctggaactACAACGCTGGCGGTGTTGCGACCGTCAACGGCGCTATGAACGGCGCCAATAGACAAAGGAGCGTCAACCGCCGAGCTGCTCTGCCCACG AACTGGACCGACCAAGGCCTCGGCATGCACAGCTCATATGGATCCGGCCTCAACAACGGAATGTCGAACGGTCTTCGCTACGACGGACAAGGCGACATGCGACCCAGCTCGCAGACCGAAGAGCAGCTCATTCCCACCGCCATTGTCATCAAGAACATTCCCTTCGCCGTGCGCAAGGAGACTCTCGCCGCTGTCATGCTGGAAATGCACCTCCCTCAGCCATATGCCTTCAACTACCACTTCGATAACGGCGTCTTCCGCGGCCTGGCCTTTGCCAACTTCCAGTCTCCCGAAGATACCAAGATTGTCATTGACGCCATGAACGGCATGGAGGTCCACGGCCGCAAGCTGAGGGTCGAATACAAGAAGATGCTGCCGGAAGCCGAGCGGGAGCGTATCGAGCgcgagaagagggagaggcgCGGtcagctcgaggagcagcaCCGCGCCCCGATGCTGCACCAGCAGCCTTCGCTTCAGACCCTGAACAGCGTCTCTAGCAACCCTCCTCGTGGCCCTCTTG AAGGAGATATTGACCTGAATGACCCGGAGACTCTCGAGTTCTACACCGAGCTCACCCTTTTCAAGCGTGATACCTCGCGCGAGATTCTCATCTTCCCCTCCACTGTTGCGCCTGAGCAGCGCCGTCGTATTCACATCTTGGCCCACCACATGGGTCTGGAGCACAATTCCGTCGGGGAGGCGGAGTCGCGCCAGATCCACGTTGTCAAGCGCCAGCTTCCATCGCCCACGGCTCAGATCCACTCTCCCGCTGTCGGATTGGACTACCACAAGAAGGGCCTCAGCAGAGCGGCGACTTTCGACTTTACAGCTGACAGAGAGGCTCGTAGTGCCAGCACCAACTACTCTCACGCCATCGGCCGCCAGGGTCCGACTTTGGAGCTTCCTGGAAGCCCTGACGGAAACGGTCTTGCCAACCTGCGTGCCGCCAAGAGCTTTGCCGACCTACGTTCCTTTAGCCCCAGTCCGTCCGCGTCCTCTTCGAGCTACCTGACGGCGATGAACGGCATCGGCAACATCCCGCAGTCTGGCAACTCCAACCCCCGCTTCGGCGATTACAATGGAGGCGTGAATCAGACAGGTCAGCTTGCTACGCCCAACCTGACCCCCACCTCTGGCACGGTCGGCACTCCTGGGACCGACAGCAGCCTGCTCAGCTCTCTCGGTGGCCTCAACCTCGGATCGTACGAGTCGGCGGCCCATTCTCAGGCGCGCAGCACACCCGGCGCGATTGGAAGCCAGCGCCCCGGTGCGAACAGTGGCAACCGCAACGCTCCCGAGAGGCAGCCTCGTGGTCCCGAGTGGGAGACGTCTGCCGGCTTCAGCGGCCGCAACCGTTCCAATGGCCACATGCAGCGCGGAAGCG ACTCTTCCGACAATGCCCCTCGTGCAGGAAGCGCCGGCGCATCTCGATTCCACTAG
- a CDS encoding Putative DNA double-strand break repair protein Mre11: MPNFTEADTIRILVATDNHVGYEERDPIRKDDSWRTFDEILNLAKTQDVDMVLLGGDLFHDNKPSRKSMYQVMRSLRKNCLGMKPCELEFLSDANEVFEGAFPHVNYEDPDINISIPVFSIHGNHDDPSGEGHFCSLDLLQVAGLVNYFGRIAEADNIEAKPVLLQKGQTKLALFGLSNVRDERMFRTFRDHKVKWFRPGVQQSDWFNLLTVHQNHHAHTATSYLPENVLPDWMDLVVWGHEHECLIDPQQNPETGFHVMQPGSSVATSLVPGEAVPKHVAILNVTGKDFKVEKLPLKTVRPFITKELQLATDPRFKGLHAKKDNRQELTKRLMVVVEEMIQEANEEWYAVQDNDEEEPPLPLIRLKVEYTAPEGGQYDCENPQRFSNRFIGKVANTNDVVYFHRKKAGATRRNADTDVPEMLEETLGLDTVKVEALVQEFLMAQSLKILPTAPFGDAVNQFVNKDDKHAMEEFVSESLAGQVKQMLSLDSDEEDLDNAMEAYRAKLEEQFSKGVLKRSTKRTVKPKPDEWDSDLDGHWEDQPGVVETETVSQAPARSRQAQTQEDDDLMDMEDEPAVRPAPARKVAATRATKAAPAKKAPAKKAPAKKAPARGRKKPVFEEESEEEDVVMDDDFEEPPAPTRARRSQPARAPPKSRQTKLNFSQATTSQAAVEISDDEISDEDAFEPPPPTTRSRRR; the protein is encoded by the exons ATGCCCAACTTCACAG AGGCGGACACCATCCGCATTCTGGTCGCGACAGACAACCACGTCGGCTACGAAGAGCGAGACCCTATCCGCAAGGACGACAGCTGGAGGACATTTGACGAGATCCTGAACCTTGCAAAGACCCAAGAT GTCGACATGGtgttgctgggcggcgacctcTTCCACGACAACAAACCCTCCCGGAAGTCCATGTACCAGGTCATGCGCAGCCTTCGCAAAAACTGCCTCGGCATGAAGCCCTGCGAGCTCGAGTTCCTCAGCGATGCGAACGAAGTCTTCGAGGGCGCCTTCCCTCATGTCAACTACGAAGACCCCGACATCAACATCTCCATCCCTGTCTTCTCCATCCACGGGAACCATGACGACCCCAGCGGCGAAGGCCACTTCTGCTCGCTGGACTTGCTCCAGGTCGCTGGCCTGGTCAACTACTtcggccgcatcgccgaggccgacaacaTCGAGGCGAAGCCCGTGCTGCTGCAAAAGGGCCAGACCAAGCTGGCCCTCTTCGGCTTGAGCAACGTCCGTGACGAGCGCATGTTCCGCACCTTCAGGGACCACAAGGTCAAATGGTTCCGCCCGGGAGTCCAGCAATCGGATTGGTTCAACCTGCTCACCGTCCACCAAAACCACCACGCCCACACGGCAACGTCGTACCTCCCCGAGAATGTGCTGCCCGATTGGATGGATCTCGTAGTCTGGGGCCATGAGCACGAATGCCTCATCGACCCGCAGCAGAATCCCGAGACTGGCTTCCACGTCATGCAGCCGGGCTCCTCGGTCGCGACGTCCCTTGTGCCGGGCGAGGCTGTGCCCAAACACGTCGCCATCCTGAACGTTACTGGCAAGGATttcaaggtcgagaagctccccCTGAAGACGGTCCGGCCCTTCATCACGAAGGAGCTCCAGCTGGCGACCGACCCACGCTTCAAGGGCCTGCacgccaagaaggacaacCGACAAGAGCTTACCAAGAGACTAATGGTCGTGGTCGAGGAGATGATCCAAGAGGCAAATGAAGAGTGGTACGCCGTGCAGGacaacgacgaagaagagccTCCGCTGCCCTTGATCCGCCTCAAGGTGGAGTACACGGCTCCGGAGGGTGGTCAATACGACTGCGAGAACCCCCAGCGGTTTTCGAATCGATTCATCGGCAAGGTGGCCAACACCAACGATGTTGTCTACTTCCACCGGAAGAAGGCTGGCGCCACCA GGCGCAACGCCGACACCGACGTTCCCGAAATGCTGGAGGAGACGTTGGGTctcgacaccgtcaaggtcgaggccctGGTTCAGGAGTTTCTAATGGCCCAGTCTCTCAAGATTCTGCCTACAGCCCCTTTCGGTGACGCCGTCAACCAGTTCGTCAACAAAGACGACAAGCACGCGATGGAGGAGTTTGTCAGCGAGTCTCTGGCTGGCCAAGTGAAGCAGATGCTCAGCCTCGACTCGGATGAGGAGGATTTGGACAACGCTATGGAGGCGTACCGggccaagctcgaggagcagtTCTCCAAGGGCGTTCTCAAAAGATCAACGAAGCGTACGGTCAAGCCGAAGCCGGACGAGTGGGATTCGGACTTGGATGGACATTGGGAGGATCAGCCCGGTGTGGTGGAGACCGAAACCGTATCCCAAGCCCCTGCCAGGTCACGACAGGCACAAACacaggaggacgacgacctgaTGGACATGGAGGATGAGCCAGCGGTTCGTCCAGCACCCGCAAGGAAGGTGGCTGCCACCCGAGCAACGAAAGCTGCGCCGGCAAAGAAGGCGCCCGCGAAGAAGGCGCCAGCCAAGAAGGCccctgctcgaggccgcAAGAAGCCCGTCTTTGAGGAGGAatctgaagaagaggacgtGGTGATGGATGATGATTTTGAAGAACCTCCCGCGCCAACCCGCGCCAGGAGATCCCAGCCCGCGCGTGCGCCGCCAAAGTCGCGCCAGACGAAGCTCAACTTCTCACAGGCTACGACTTCGCAAGCCGCGGTCGAGATCAGTGACGATGAGATCTCTGATGAGGATGCATTTGagcccccgccgccgaccacCCGTTCCAGACGGAGATAG
- a CDS encoding Putative peptidase M43, pregnancy-associated plasma-A, translated as MQAKFTLLAVLAAVASAAVTGERGRLGCGTHEPTPEQIEIAKQLAEQEAAAANATSGEFSLAAAATINVNTYFHVVASSQTVANGYITDKMLSDQLAVMNRDFAPHGIAFNLVQTTRTINPTWAQDGNEMAMKRALRKGTYKDLNLYFVRRVTDDAFGYCYFPTNAAAGSTAFIQDGCTILSSTVPGGSTTNYNLGKTVTHEVGHWFGLFHTFQGGCTGAGDSIADTPAQASFSTGCPTGRDSCPSQAGLDPIHNYMDYSYDSCYEEFTPNQQTRMYSFWNQYRASA; from the exons ATGCAGGCCAAGTTCACTCTCCTTGCGGTCCTTGCCGCtgtggcctcggccgccgtcaccggcgAGAGGGGCCGCTTGGGCTGTGGTACTCACGAGCCCACCCCTGAGCAAATTGAGATCGCCaagcagctcgccgagcaggaggctgctgccgccaATGCCACCAGCGGCGAGTTCAGCTTGGCTGCCGCGGCCACCATCAACGTCAACACCTACTTCCACGTTGTTGCTTCCTCCCAGACCGTGGCCAACGGCTACATCACT GACAAGATGCTGTCTGACCAGCTGGCCGTCATGAACCGGGACTTTGCCCCCCACGGCATCGCCTTCAACCTGGTTCAGACCACGCGCACCATCAACCCGACCTGGGCCCAGGATGGCAACGAGATGGCCATGAAGCGTGCGCTCCGCAAGGGCACCTACAAGGACCTGAACCTGTACTTTGTGCGCCGGGTCACCGACGATGCCTTTGGCTACTGCTACTTCCCCACCAACGCTGCCGCCGGATCCACTGCCTTCATCCAGGACGGCTGCACCATCCTCTCCTCCACCGTCCCCGGCGGTAGCACGACCAACTACAACCTCGGCAAGACCGTCACCCACGAGGTTGGCCACTGGTTCGGTCTCTTCCACACCTTCCAGGGCGGCTGcaccggtgccggcgacTCCATCGCCGACACCCCGGCCCAGGCCAGCTTCTCCACCGGATGCCCCACCGGCCGTGACTCTTGCCCCAGccaggccggcctcgaccccATCCACAACTACATGGACTACTCTTACGA CTCTTGCTACGAGGAGTTCACCCCCAACCAGCAGACTCGCATGTACAGCTTCTGGAACCAGTACCGCGCCTCGGCTTAA
- a CDS encoding Putative peptidase M28 gives MRFVTTLAVAAASCGLAAAAPATGDIQLNPGLRLVKTSEDDAGSWVTEDEKFEKYTSKGIGFIDITDISDEEVLNALSTAPENSTALVSRQAITYPTTLTHVAEANSLISRVSNTNPQSWLQTLTNFNNRHYRSTTGTQASTWLYNQAVSIASGYSAITVSRFTHSFNQPSIIVKYPGTSSNLIIVGAHFDSTAGATTARAPGADDNGTGTVNLLEALRVLVAAGFRPKNTIEFHFYAGEEGGLLGSQAIFSNYRTTGKRVLGMLNQDMTGYSPGGRATVYTDYVDTAFTAYVRLVTTQFTGATPASSSCGYGCSDHASARSNGFPAAFVNEEPFGTANPNIHTSRDTYASIQWNAVLRHSKLTVGFLVEASYLG, from the exons ATGCGCTTCGTCaccaccctcgccgtcgctgcgGCTTCCTGCGgcctcgccgctgccgcgcCCGCTACCGGCGACATCCAGCTCAACCCCGGCCTTCGGCTCGTCAAGACGTCGGAGGATGACGCCGGTTCTTGGGTTACAGAGGACGAGAAGTTCGAAAAGTACACTTCCAAGGGCATCGGCTTCATCGACATCACCGACATCTCG gacgaggaggtcctcAACGCCCTGTCGACGGCTCCCGAGAACTCCACTGCTCTCGTCTCCCGCCAGGCCATTACCTACCCGACCACTCTCACCCACGTTGCTGAGGCCAACTCCCTCATCAGCCGTGTCAGCAACACCAACCCTCAGTCTTGGCTTCAGACCCTGACCAA CTTCAACAACCGTCACTACCGCTCGACCACGGGCACCCAGGCCTCGACTTGGCTTTACAACCAGGCCGTAAGCATCGCCTCTGGCTACTCGGCCATTACGGTGTCGCGCTTCACCCACTCGTTCAACCAGccctccatcatcgtcaagtACCCCGGCACCAGCTCCAACTTGA TCATCGTCGGTGCCCACTTCGATTCCACCGCTGGCGCCACCACTGCCCGTGCtcccggcgccgatgacAACGGCACTGGCACTGTCAACCTTCTCGAGGCTCTCCGCGTCCTCGTGGCCGCCGGCTTCCGCCCCAAGAACACGATCGAGTTCCACTTctacgccggcgaggagggcggtcTCCTCGGCTCccaggccatcttctccaacTACCGGACCACCGGCAAGCGCGTCCTCGGCATGCTGAACCAGGACATGACGGGCTACTCCCCTGGCGGTCGTGCTACTGTCTACACCGACTACGTCGACACCGCCTTCACTGCCTACGTCCGCCTCGTTACCACCCAGTTCACTGGTGCCACCCCTGCCAGTTCGTCCTGCGGCTACGGCTGTTCCGACCACGCCAGCGCCCGCTCCAACGGTTTCC CTGCTGCCTTCGTTAACGAGGAGCCCTTCGGCACCGCCAACCCCAACATCCACACCTCGAGAGAC ACCTACGCGAGCATTCAGTGGAACGCTGTCCTGCGCCACTCGAAGCTCACTGTGGGCTTCCTTGTCGAGGCTTCTTACTTGGGCTAG